In Deltaproteobacteria bacterium, the DNA window CGGTGCTGGGCGAGCGCCACTTGGCCATCCTGACGGCGGTGCAAGCGCTGGGCTCGCTCAACGCGGCGGCGAAGCAGTTGCGGATTTCGTACCGCGACGCGTGGGAGAAGATCCGCCGGGCGGAGGCCGCGCTCGGTGTTCAGCTGATCGCTACGCAAACTGGCGGACAACGCGGCGGCGGCAGTCGGTTGACGCCGGTTGGCGAGCAGTTGGTGGCGCGGCTTCAGGCCTTTCACGACACACAACAAAGCGCCACGACGCGCGCGGCCGCGATCCACTTTGGGCGAGTGAGCACCCGGGCGCGCGGCCGCGACTGCGTACGACTGGCGACGACCACGAGTCTGGTCGACAGCGGCCTGTTGCGCGCGCTGCTGCCGCCCCTGTCGCAGCGCCTGGGCCTCGCGGTCGAGGTCACCGCGGTCGGCAGCGGCGCCGCCCTGCGCCTGGCGCACACGGGCCGCGCCGACGTGGTGCTGGCGCACGCGCCGGCGGCAGAGGAACACGCCGTCGCGATCGGCGATCTCGTCAACCGCCGGCCGGTCATGACGAACGACTTCGTGCTGGT includes these proteins:
- a CDS encoding substrate-binding domain-containing protein, translated to MKSTAAIALPALEARHRSWLLRGDRPVLGERHLAILTAVQALGSLNAAAKQLRISYRDAWEKIRRAEAALGVQLIATQTGGQRGGGSRLTPVGEQLVARLQAFHDTQQSATTRAAAIHFGRVSTRARGRDCVRLATTTSLVDSGLLRALLPPLSQRLGLAVEVTAVGSGAALRLAHTGRADVVLAHAPAAEEHAVAIGDLVNRRPVMTNDFVLVGPRDDPARVRTAPDVAAALQRIAAARAPFWSRGDGSGTHLREQALLAAAGIAPGRWHHRQHAGMALVLRQASSAGAYVLTDRGTFAALGDQLALDIVFADHVHLRNPYSVLATDPYRHPGANYLAAMAVIGWLTSPAAQELIGAYRVGGRPVAQPTARRRS